The following nucleotide sequence is from Pseudoalteromonas xiamenensis.
ACAAAAGACCAATAAAAAAATTCGCATGTGACGCCTTGTTATTAACTTCTTATTTTAACGACATAATCAATAGGCATATTTCACACTTATCCCTAGTCTGCGCCCTTCTCCTTTAAAGTCTTCAAGCATACCTAAAAAGTTGCTCAAGTCGAACTTTAAATGACTATATTCTTCATTTAACAGGTTTTTCCCCCAAACACCGACAGTCCAATTGTCATTCGTGTACCACAAATTCGCATGCCAAAGCGCGAATCCGTCTTGTTTTGCATAGTCACTCTCTTTCTGATCGAAAAAGTACTCCGACTGGTAATCAACACCAACGTTAAACTTTATTGGGTACATACTTAATGTATAGTACAAATCCGCCGTGCCATTAAACTTTGAAGTAAATGGAAGACGATTGTTTGTTAACACGACTCCAGCTGGGTCAACAAATTCATCGAATTCAGCTTTAGGAATATAGCCAAGTGTTAATGCCGTTTGCAGTTGAGGTGTTATCTGGTTACGGAGTTCAAACTCCGCACCGTAAATCGTCGATGTACCGACGTTCTCCAGTAGTTGTAGAGGTAACTGATTAGGATCTGAAGATGGTTGATTCATGAAGACCTGTTGGTCTTTATAGTCATACCAAAATACAGCACCATTCGCGCTTGTTTGTTTATCTTGACTGTTGAATCGAAAACCAAGTTCATGGGCGTTTAACGACTCTGGGCCATAATACGCGAGTTCAGCTTGCTCAAGGCTTGATAAAAATCCTCCATTATACCCACCACTTTTTGTGCCCGTTGAGAAACTATAGAAACCACTCAACGACTCGTTGAAATGATGATTCCATGCAAGCTTGCCCGATAGTTTTGTATCGCTCTCATCGCCATTGACGTGATAGAAAGGAATCCAAACACCTTCTATCATCTGTGGAACTGGCACCACATTTAGGTCTGCGACACTGTCATAGTCTAACGTTTCATGACTGATACGAGCGCCAATTGTGACGACATCATTTTCACTAAACGACCAATCATACTGAGTAAAAACGCCAAAATCTGAACTTTTAATTTCGTTGTCATATTTAAATGTTGCGGTAAGCGACGCTGGCGCGATGCCACGTAAATCTCTTAGTATGTCATTTTCATTGTCTTGATTAATTTCCTCGTGTTGCTGAAATAATCCAACGGTTAAATGTCCTGATTCAAACTGGCTCTGCAACAGTAATTCATTACTGTAAAAGTCGTTATCAAGCCCAAGATACCCTTCACAAAGATTTGCAGGGCTTCCATCGCAATTAAAATGGTGTAACCTATCTAACGTTGAGATTTGCGAATGCAGCGTAACGGTTGATCTATCGCTGAAAAACCACTGATATTCAATACTAAGACCTTTAGACCGAGTATGATGTGGAGAATTATTATTTACCGCAACATCCCAAAATGAGTCACTGCCATCATTGAAACCGAATCTGTCATAACACTTCGAAGAGCCTGCATCTTGAGGCGAACACAAGACCAAGTTAACCGGATCCGCATAAACGCCTATATTTCCGACCGGCTGAACAATGCCATTCCAATGACCGTATCGTGCTTGCACATACAGCTCTGAATTATCCCAAACTTGCTTTATACCCAAGCGAACATTGTTTTGTTCCATACCAGCTTCTGGCGAAGCTGCATATAAATTATCCGTTGTGTATTCGTACTTTTTGTGGGAAAAAGACATTCTCATGGCAAGATCTTTCGACCAAACGTGGTTTACCGCACCTTCCGCTTCTTTATATGCATCGGTACCAGCACCTATTTGAAAATACCCTTCATTTTCAAACGTTGGCCTGACTGAACGGATCAAAATTGCACCGCCCGTACTATTGCGTCCGAACATGGTTCCTTGAGGGCCTTTTAATACTTCAATCTGCTCAACATCAAACAAATTGACCAATTGATTGTTACCTGAACCAACGGGGTTACCGTCGACATATATCCCAATCGGTGCTGTATTCGCCGTGTTGTAGTCGATGAGACCTACGCCTCGAATGTTGATTGTGGGGGTTGTACCCTCAGCAGCATTTTGACTAATCTTAAGATTTGATGAAAAACGACCAAGTTCAGTAACGTCTTTTATTCCATTGTCGTCTAGCATTAGTCCTTTAACTACCGTTACGGTAACTGGCACGTCACTAATCTGTTGATTTCGTTTTTGCGCATAAACTTCAATCACTTCAAGTTCATGAGCTGTATCTGATTTGTCTGCTTCCATATTTGCAGACGCACCAAACGAACCGAAAACACTAAGTAAACCAAGTGTTATTGCAGAAAGTTTAAACATTGTACCCCCTCGCGCAGCTGAGAAAGGAGGTGCATCATGCACCTCTTTATTAAAATTAGGAAATCCTAATCACTTTGTCTGCTTTCGATTATAGACCAATTGCATTTTATGAAAGCAATTTTGTCGTTATTTTTTAGGTTTTTAAGTGTTTTTGGCTCATTTTAGAACAACTTGGCTACGAAAAAGGTTCAAAACCGTTTTCACCTGATATTTCCAACTCCAAGCCCCCAACTAAACGCGCCGTTTGCATACCTGCCATTACAGCTGCTTCAACGCAACCTGCATTTACCCCTGTAGAAATCCAGTCTCCAGTTATAAACAAGTTATTGAAAATTGTGCCGTCGGTTTTAAGCCGATATTGGCTTGACCCCTTGACTGACAACACGTAGCGTTCCGTGGGATCGACATTCGCTCGCCAATATTGTGAATCCAACGCAGTTGAATTTTCGTTTGTAAACAGCACAGTCGTATCAAAATCGCCGTTAACATAGGCGTTTGGCCACAGTGGCGCCATATCATTGTGTACTTTGTTTAACCAGTTTGTTTTTACTATTTCTTTCATTTTCTTAGGAAAATTAAGATCATTTTGTGGCGGATACTCGCTGCAAGGAAGTGCACTACAAAAATACGCGATGTTTCTTGGCTCGTTTCCTTGTGGCCATTGTTCTTTATCGAGCAAATTAGCCATGCCTGCCCACGTGTCAAACGGCTCTGAATATCCACTTAGAATTGGATGTTCGCCGGTTGAAGAACTCTGAAAACCCAGTTCATAATCAGTTTTATTTAACCACAATTGGAACGCTTGTGTTGCAACGGCTTTAACTTGAGTAGCCTGTGCTTCAAACTTAGGATCCACATTTAATAATGTGGGGCATAAATGCCTAATCGCAGCAACCGAAATACCAAAGATAACCTCATCAAAATCGAGGCCCTTAACGAGTGTTTTACTTTGAGCTTCCTTATCAAAATAAGCTTGATACTTTTCGCGATAACCCGACCAGAAAGACTCGAGATTAATATTTTCACTTTGTAAAAACTCAGCCACGTCCTCTCTAATCTGGTTGTAATCAGGCTCCGAGGGCCAGCAAGGCAAACCTTTTACATCCACAAGCGGTTGATAGGAATCGTGTTTTAATGGTGCTTGTTCTAGTATTTCAATTTCATTAACTTGCCATTGCCCAAATTCATCTTGAGCACAACGAAGTTGTTCAACTTCATTGAAGAATTTAAATGTAACCCCACGCTTTTCTAGTAGCTCATAGATTGGAGAAAAGATCACATCGCCCATACCGCCTTGCATTTTCCACATCACACCGCCTTGATAGCACAGCATGATACGTAACATGGCGAGGATAGAAACGCCCGCTTCGACGTTCGGCTTATCGAAATTGCCGTCTTCGTAACCGAACACTAAATCATAAAATCCTCTTACTGGCGCGGAATCGACGGCGTATTGCTTATCTGCGCCATTTCGTGCTAACCATTCTTTAAAATCGTACTGGTTTAAATACCCAAATCCGCGGTCATAGACTTTGTCTCGGATTAAACCCACAGTGACGGCTATTGCCAAGTCTGCACAAATGTACAACCTACGCAGGTCATCATTATCATCAAGATGTTCTACAATTTCAGATTTTAACCATCGACGTATTTTTCTGACCAAATACCAAACACTGAGATTGTCTAATTTCTTTTGTTGCTTATCTTGTGCGCGTAATGAGACAACATTGTTAAGCTGTTCCATTAGAATCGACGGGCTACTCCAAATTTCCTGAGCTTCGTCTTTTACAGAGTCAAACCAGCCATGAACATCATCTTCAAAATGGTTATAGGCTGCTTTAACCTCTGTGACTAAATGCTGCAACAACGATCTATCTCGTGCTTTCTTGGTCTGTACTTTTGTCTTCTTGTTCAAAGTTTTGGCTTTTGACTCCAATTCACTGACGAATTGGTGAAGCCATGCGTGAAGCATTTTGAGAATTTGCCAAAAGTGTAAGTCCAGTGTACCGTCGGCGGGATTACCATCAATTAGAGGGAATTCGATAGGCCATGTTTTCCATTCACTGTTGATTGGCTCTTCTAGGACTACATAGCTGTGTGGTCGAAATGCTTGTTGCCAAGTCGCAAGCGGTACTGTTGCAGGTCGAGCCAGCTCATCATAGACATATTCCATCGTACGAAAAGCGTTCACATAAGCGCCAAACCAAACGTGAAGACCATGTTCTTCAATGCGTTGTCCAAACTGAGCGTTTCGTCCACTCGCTCCTTTACCACCTAGTCGCCAACCCATTTGGTAAACGGTCAATTCGTAGTGTTCTTGCCAGTCTGGTTTTGTTGTTAAATAAACTGCGGCTGTCATTGCTGACACACCACCACCTAAAATAGCAATTTTTTTCGCCATGGCTAGATGCCTCGCTCAATGATTTCTTTCGCACTTTGCTGGTCAAAGTCCATTAATACATAAAAGCCAAAATCGAGTTTCTGAGTGCCTAATTGAACTCCAAACATATCTTTTAATGGATAGGCATCCACTTGATTCACCGTTAGGTTAAAGTCATGTTTTAACAAGCCAAGCTTATGAACTCGCTTAACATCCGAAGGCGAATGCATAACAGCTTGATAAACTGCATTCTTGCCCTCTCCGTCTGGAAACTGCTTGAATAGAATTTGATCCATTTGTGGATGAACAAAACCGGACAACAATTGCTTTAAAAACGCCAATGAAACGTCAACCTGTTTGTTCGCGTCATGCAAAAAGTCAGCAATGTGCGCACCCAGGTCGGCAATTTCTGAAAACCAAGATTCGTCACCTTCAATCCGATCAATCTCCAGTAAAGTATGCCAATCCATTTTGGTTTCCGGTGTAAAAGGTTGAAAGGTTTCCAAAGAAAGGCTGAAACGCGTTGGCACTTGCGATAGATTTGGCATTTCATATCGACACAAATACTTGTTGTAACCCCACGTCTCTCTCCCGTTGATAAGCGCGTTTATATTATTTACCGTAATAAACGCGGGGAACCAATATAATCTCGTTATGCGGTTATCAACTTTGTCCACTTGTGCAACAGGAAGCCAAAAAATGATGTCCGTTTCTTGCATCCAACCATAGTTTGAAAAAGGCGGTGTTTTTGATGCAATGTTTTCAATATCAGTAAAGGTCAACATTAAATTATCAGACATCGCTTTGAATTCGAAGTCTGGCGATTGAACAACATTGAGTGTGTTATCAATGTAGCGTTGGATCACGTCAAGGTCACCTTTCACAAAGAAACCATACATCAATGCATTAAGCATTCTACATGGTGGTTTCGCTACAGGGTTACCTAAAAAATGTTGGTATTGAAATGGAGGATTTTCACTCATTTGAATTCCTTGAGATGGCTTTATCGTTAAGCTAGTTCAAATTGATGATGTTTTTTTGATTCGCAATGCAATATTGCTGAACATTTGCAAATTTCGGAAAAATGTTTAGATGCAGCTGCATCAAATTTAGAGGATTCAGGATTCATAAATCCTGCAGAATAACGCGTGCGATAACAATGAACACCAGCCGTTTTGCCAAGCTTGCAAATGACTTCTTGTAGATTTGACGGTTCATCATAAGCGAAATACAAATCGGTTTTACAGGCTGGTTTAAGATTCGTAAAGTTCTCAATTTGGTCTGGATAAAACCCCGTGAAATGTTGCACACGCTTTAGAGGGAGCTCAGACAGTGCCCGCCAAGT
It contains:
- a CDS encoding TonB-dependent receptor, producing MFKLSAITLGLLSVFGSFGASANMEADKSDTAHELEVIEVYAQKRNQQISDVPVTVTVVKGLMLDDNGIKDVTELGRFSSNLKISQNAAEGTTPTINIRGVGLIDYNTANTAPIGIYVDGNPVGSGNNQLVNLFDVEQIEVLKGPQGTMFGRNSTGGAILIRSVRPTFENEGYFQIGAGTDAYKEAEGAVNHVWSKDLAMRMSFSHKKYEYTTDNLYAASPEAGMEQNNVRLGIKQVWDNSELYVQARYGHWNGIVQPVGNIGVYADPVNLVLCSPQDAGSSKCYDRFGFNDGSDSFWDVAVNNNSPHHTRSKGLSIEYQWFFSDRSTVTLHSQISTLDRLHHFNCDGSPANLCEGYLGLDNDFYSNELLLQSQFESGHLTVGLFQQHEEINQDNENDILRDLRGIAPASLTATFKYDNEIKSSDFGVFTQYDWSFSENDVVTIGARISHETLDYDSVADLNVVPVPQMIEGVWIPFYHVNGDESDTKLSGKLAWNHHFNESLSGFYSFSTGTKSGGYNGGFLSSLEQAELAYYGPESLNAHELGFRFNSQDKQTSANGAVFWYDYKDQQVFMNQPSSDPNQLPLQLLENVGTSTIYGAEFELRNQITPQLQTALTLGYIPKAEFDEFVDPAGVVLTNNRLPFTSKFNGTADLYYTLSMYPIKFNVGVDYQSEYFFDQKESDYAKQDGFALWHANLWYTNDNWTVGVWGKNLLNEEYSHLKFDLSNFLGMLEDFKGEGRRLGISVKYAY
- a CDS encoding NAD(P)-binding protein encodes the protein MAKKIAILGGGVSAMTAAVYLTTKPDWQEHYELTVYQMGWRLGGKGASGRNAQFGQRIEEHGLHVWFGAYVNAFRTMEYVYDELARPATVPLATWQQAFRPHSYVVLEEPINSEWKTWPIEFPLIDGNPADGTLDLHFWQILKMLHAWLHQFVSELESKAKTLNKKTKVQTKKARDRSLLQHLVTEVKAAYNHFEDDVHGWFDSVKDEAQEIWSSPSILMEQLNNVVSLRAQDKQQKKLDNLSVWYLVRKIRRWLKSEIVEHLDDNDDLRRLYICADLAIAVTVGLIRDKVYDRGFGYLNQYDFKEWLARNGADKQYAVDSAPVRGFYDLVFGYEDGNFDKPNVEAGVSILAMLRIMLCYQGGVMWKMQGGMGDVIFSPIYELLEKRGVTFKFFNEVEQLRCAQDEFGQWQVNEIEILEQAPLKHDSYQPLVDVKGLPCWPSEPDYNQIREDVAEFLQSENINLESFWSGYREKYQAYFDKEAQSKTLVKGLDFDEVIFGISVAAIRHLCPTLLNVDPKFEAQATQVKAVATQAFQLWLNKTDYELGFQSSSTGEHPILSGYSEPFDTWAGMANLLDKEQWPQGNEPRNIAYFCSALPCSEYPPQNDLNFPKKMKEIVKTNWLNKVHNDMAPLWPNAYVNGDFDTTVLFTNENSTALDSQYWRANVDPTERYVLSVKGSSQYRLKTDGTIFNNLFITGDWISTGVNAGCVEAAVMAGMQTARLVGGLELEISGENGFEPFS
- a CDS encoding acetoacetate decarboxylase; the protein is MSENPPFQYQHFLGNPVAKPPCRMLNALMYGFFVKGDLDVIQRYIDNTLNVVQSPDFEFKAMSDNLMLTFTDIENIASKTPPFSNYGWMQETDIIFWLPVAQVDKVDNRITRLYWFPAFITVNNINALINGRETWGYNKYLCRYEMPNLSQVPTRFSLSLETFQPFTPETKMDWHTLLEIDRIEGDESWFSEIADLGAHIADFLHDANKQVDVSLAFLKQLLSGFVHPQMDQILFKQFPDGEGKNAVYQAVMHSPSDVKRVHKLGLLKHDFNLTVNQVDAYPLKDMFGVQLGTQKLDFGFYVLMDFDQQSAKEIIERGI